A genome region from Streptomyces sp. NBC_01296 includes the following:
- a CDS encoding NADAR family protein: MEKIDKLIEQVSRGERVKYLPFWGHRPRPDGTLGPSCMSQWWPSEFTVRDVRYDTAEHWMMAGKARLFGDAEAERAALEAKTPAEAKKAGRLVRGFDEAIWTQERFALVVEGSVHKFASTPQLRAYLLSTGDRVLVEASPMDRIWGIGLAADDERALDPSRWRGLNLLGFALMEARDRLRTDAV; the protein is encoded by the coding sequence ATGGAAAAGATCGACAAGTTGATCGAGCAGGTCAGCCGCGGTGAGCGGGTGAAGTACCTGCCGTTCTGGGGGCACCGGCCGCGCCCCGACGGGACGCTCGGCCCCAGCTGCATGAGCCAGTGGTGGCCGTCCGAGTTCACCGTGCGTGATGTCCGGTACGACACGGCCGAGCACTGGATGATGGCCGGCAAGGCCCGGCTGTTCGGCGACGCGGAGGCGGAGCGCGCAGCGCTGGAGGCGAAGACCCCGGCGGAGGCCAAGAAGGCCGGGCGGCTCGTGCGCGGCTTCGACGAGGCGATATGGACGCAGGAGCGGTTCGCGCTGGTGGTGGAGGGCAGCGTGCACAAGTTCGCCTCGACCCCCCAGCTGCGCGCGTACCTGCTGTCCACCGGGGACCGGGTGCTGGTGGAGGCGAGCCCGATGGACCGCATCTGGGGCATCGGGCTGGCGGCGGACGACGAGCGCGCCCTGGACCCGTCCCGCTGGCGCGGGCTGAACCTGCTGGGCTTCGCGCTGATGGAGGCCCGCGACCGGCTGCGTACGGACGCCGTCTGA
- a CDS encoding TROVE domain-containing protein produces the protein MARFNLRAPKKASAAAAPTSPVRSTGRTANHQGSRGFARDPRSELFLLAVANFVTQRTFYESGEARDDRFCALVRRLAVEDTAWTAGLLGWLRTDGNMRTASLVGAAEYVKARLDAGATDGPSNRQVVDCVLRRADEPGELLAYWTATYGRNVPKPVKRGIADAVRRLYSGTTLLKYDTASKGFRFGDVLNLVHASPDPAKAWQGELFRYALDRHHHPETAQVAAGNRTLVAHRELMELPVEERRAVVTAPDGAERLAAAGMTWEALAGWLQGPMDAAAWEAVIPSMGAMALLRNLRNFDQAGVSDAVAAQVAAKVCDPEVVARSRQFPFRYLAAYQHAPSLRWAYPLEQALGHSLANVPALPGRTLVLVDRSGSMWAPLSERSQLNRADAAAVFGTALALRAEDADLVQFGTDSKQVPYGRGESVLKVLERFEDLGGTYTAEAVRRYYKGHDRVLIVTDEQATYHYGGDPTALVPDEVPVYTWNLAGYRAGHAPSGSGNRHTFGGLTDAAFRMVSLIEGGRDADWPWVA, from the coding sequence ATGGCTCGCTTCAACCTGCGCGCACCCAAGAAGGCTTCCGCGGCCGCCGCGCCCACCTCGCCCGTGCGCTCCACCGGCCGCACCGCCAACCACCAGGGCAGCCGCGGCTTCGCCCGCGACCCGCGCTCCGAGCTGTTCCTGCTCGCCGTCGCCAACTTCGTGACGCAGCGGACGTTCTACGAGAGCGGCGAGGCCCGCGACGACCGGTTCTGCGCCCTCGTGCGCCGCCTCGCCGTCGAGGACACCGCGTGGACCGCCGGCCTGCTCGGCTGGCTGCGCACCGACGGGAACATGCGGACCGCCTCGCTGGTCGGAGCGGCCGAGTACGTGAAGGCACGGCTCGACGCCGGAGCCACCGACGGGCCGTCGAACCGCCAGGTCGTGGACTGCGTACTGCGGCGCGCGGACGAGCCCGGCGAGCTGCTGGCCTACTGGACGGCGACGTACGGGCGCAACGTCCCCAAGCCCGTCAAGCGCGGTATCGCCGATGCCGTCCGCAGGCTCTACTCCGGCACCACGCTGCTGAAGTACGACACCGCGTCCAAAGGCTTCCGCTTCGGCGACGTGCTGAACCTCGTACACGCCTCCCCCGATCCCGCCAAGGCCTGGCAGGGCGAGCTGTTCCGGTACGCCCTCGACCGGCACCACCACCCGGAGACGGCGCAGGTAGCGGCCGGCAACCGCACCCTGGTCGCCCACCGGGAGCTCATGGAGCTGCCGGTGGAGGAGCGCCGGGCCGTGGTGACCGCACCCGACGGGGCCGAGCGGCTCGCCGCCGCGGGCATGACCTGGGAGGCGCTGGCCGGCTGGCTCCAGGGACCGATGGACGCGGCCGCCTGGGAGGCGGTCATCCCGTCCATGGGCGCGATGGCGCTGCTGCGGAACCTGCGCAACTTCGACCAGGCCGGTGTCTCGGACGCGGTGGCCGCGCAGGTCGCGGCGAAGGTCTGCGACCCGGAGGTCGTCGCCCGGTCCCGGCAGTTCCCGTTCCGCTACCTGGCCGCCTACCAGCACGCCCCCTCGCTGCGCTGGGCGTACCCGCTGGAGCAGGCACTCGGCCACTCGCTGGCCAACGTACCGGCCCTGCCCGGCCGGACGCTGGTGCTCGTGGACCGCTCGGGGTCGATGTGGGCGCCGCTGTCGGAGCGTTCGCAGCTCAACCGGGCGGACGCGGCGGCCGTGTTCGGCACCGCGCTGGCGCTGCGCGCCGAGGACGCGGACCTGGTGCAGTTCGGCACGGACAGCAAGCAGGTCCCGTACGGCCGCGGCGAGTCCGTGCTGAAGGTGCTGGAGCGGTTCGAGGACCTCGGCGGCACCTACACCGCCGAGGCGGTCCGGCGGTACTACAAGGGGCACGACCGGGTCCTGATCGTCACGGACGAGCAGGCGACGTACCACTACGGCGGTGACCCGACGGCCCTCGTCCCGGACGAGGTCCCCGTGTACACGTGGAACCTGGCCGGGTACCGGGCGGGCCACGCGCCCTCCGGGTCGGGGAACCGGCACACCTTCGGCGGGCTCACCGATGCGGCCTTCCGCATGGTGTCCCTGATCGAGGGCGGCCGGGACGCCGACTGGCCGTGGGTGGCGTAG
- a CDS encoding DUF4190 domain-containing protein, protein MTDQSPEPRDPWAPPERPAVELGKPQATPGVSGPPSVHDQPTMAGMPGADFPPAQIPGPAPIQSPASTPEPAPTLPPAYGYPAQPDPGGYAYPGPPPAQPAYGYPGYQGYPGYPGYPQKSNGFGVTALVLGIVGVVTCYLGVLFGVPAVIFGALGRGKARRGEADNGSMALAGIILGSVSILISILMIALVIAGVLLGDPGSDSDFDGPASPTRIRENV, encoded by the coding sequence ATGACCGACCAGAGCCCCGAGCCGAGGGACCCGTGGGCGCCGCCGGAGCGGCCGGCGGTGGAACTCGGCAAACCGCAGGCCACACCGGGCGTGTCGGGTCCGCCGTCCGTACACGACCAGCCCACGATGGCGGGGATGCCGGGGGCCGACTTCCCGCCGGCGCAGATACCGGGGCCGGCGCCGATACAGTCTCCGGCGTCCACGCCCGAGCCCGCCCCGACGCTGCCGCCCGCGTACGGGTACCCGGCCCAGCCGGATCCCGGGGGGTACGCGTACCCCGGACCGCCGCCCGCGCAGCCGGCATACGGCTACCCGGGCTATCAGGGATACCCCGGGTACCCCGGCTATCCGCAGAAGAGCAACGGCTTCGGGGTCACCGCCCTCGTCCTCGGCATCGTCGGCGTGGTCACCTGCTACCTGGGCGTCCTGTTCGGAGTCCCGGCGGTCATCTTCGGCGCCCTGGGCCGCGGCAAGGCCCGGCGCGGCGAGGCCGACAACGGCTCGATGGCGCTGGCCGGCATCATCCTGGGCTCGGTCAGCATCCTGATCAGCATTCTGATGATCGCGCTCGTGATCGCCGGGGTCCTGCTCGGTGACCCGGGCAGCGATTCCGACTTCGACGGCCCGGCCTCCCCGACGCGGATCCGCGAGAACGTCTGA
- a CDS encoding adenosine deaminase, translating into MPDLNPFIAGLPKAELHVHHVGSASPRIVAELASRHPDSKVPTDPEALADYFTFTDFAHFIEVYLSVVDLVRTPDDVRTLTFEVARDMARQNIRYAELTITPYSSTRRGIDEKAFMEAIEDARKAAETELGVILRWCFDIPGEAGLEAAAETARLAVELRPEGLVSFGLGGPEIGVPRPQFKPYFDAARAAGLHSVPHAGETTGPETIWDSIRDLGAERIGHGTSATQDPELLAYLAEHRIALEVCPTSNIATRAVTDLDRHPVKEMVQAGVLVTINSDDPPMFGSDLNNEYAVAARLLDLDERGLAQLAKNAVEASFLDEAGKAKISAEIDTYTAAWLAR; encoded by the coding sequence ATGCCCGACCTGAACCCCTTCATCGCAGGGCTTCCCAAGGCGGAACTCCACGTCCACCACGTCGGCTCGGCCTCCCCGCGCATCGTCGCCGAACTCGCTTCCCGCCACCCCGACTCCAAGGTCCCCACCGACCCCGAGGCACTCGCCGACTACTTCACGTTCACCGACTTCGCGCACTTCATCGAGGTCTACCTCTCCGTCGTCGACCTGGTCCGCACCCCCGACGACGTACGCACCCTGACCTTCGAAGTCGCCCGCGACATGGCCCGGCAGAACATCCGCTACGCCGAGTTGACCATCACCCCGTACTCCTCCACCCGCCGCGGCATCGACGAGAAGGCCTTCATGGAGGCCATCGAGGACGCCCGCAAGGCCGCCGAGACCGAGCTCGGCGTCATCCTGCGCTGGTGCTTCGACATCCCCGGCGAGGCCGGCCTGGAGGCCGCCGCCGAGACCGCGCGCCTCGCCGTCGAACTGCGCCCGGAGGGCCTGGTCTCCTTCGGCCTCGGCGGCCCCGAGATCGGCGTCCCGCGCCCGCAGTTCAAGCCGTACTTCGACGCCGCCCGGGCCGCGGGCCTGCACAGCGTGCCGCACGCCGGCGAGACCACCGGCCCGGAGACCATCTGGGACTCGATCCGCGACCTGGGCGCCGAGCGCATCGGCCACGGCACCAGCGCCACCCAGGACCCGGAGCTCCTCGCGTACCTCGCCGAGCACCGGATCGCGCTCGAGGTCTGCCCGACCTCCAACATCGCCACCCGCGCCGTGACCGACCTGGACCGCCACCCCGTCAAGGAGATGGTGCAGGCGGGCGTGCTCGTCACCATCAACAGCGACGACCCGCCGATGTTCGGCTCGGACCTCAACAACGAGTACGCGGTCGCCGCGCGGCTGCTCGACCTCGACGAGCGCGGGCTCGCACAGCTGGCCAAGAACGCCGTCGAGGCCTCCTTCCTGGACGAGGCCGGCAAGGCGAAGATCAGCGCGGAGATCGACACGTACACCGCTGCCTGGCTGGCTCGCTGA
- a CDS encoding glycerophosphodiester phosphodiesterase, whose protein sequence is MRTLTAVGHRGDPYRVRENTLPSIRSAFARGADAVEIDVRLTRDGEAVLLHDETLQRLWGHDVRLDAVTAPQLQELTGGGIPTLREALAAAGAGRVMIDLPGATPESVRTVVGQVRECGARERTYYSAGPNTMLAVRAADPGAEIALTWTTLAPPRRVLIDAVAPTWLNYRFGLVDRELTDALHRDGLLVSAWTADTRGTMRRLIAAGVDSVTTNRVDALAGVRAEFGLPSR, encoded by the coding sequence ATGCGCACCCTGACTGCCGTAGGCCACCGCGGCGATCCCTACCGTGTCCGTGAGAACACCCTGCCCTCGATCCGCTCGGCCTTCGCACGCGGAGCGGACGCGGTCGAGATCGACGTACGGCTGACCCGCGACGGCGAGGCGGTACTGCTCCACGACGAGACGCTCCAGCGGCTGTGGGGCCATGACGTGCGGCTCGACGCCGTCACGGCCCCGCAGCTGCAGGAGTTGACGGGCGGTGGGATCCCGACGCTGCGCGAGGCGCTGGCGGCGGCGGGTGCGGGCCGGGTGATGATCGACCTGCCCGGTGCGACGCCAGAATCCGTACGGACGGTCGTCGGCCAGGTCCGGGAGTGCGGGGCGCGCGAGCGTACGTACTACAGCGCGGGGCCGAACACCATGCTGGCCGTGCGCGCCGCCGATCCGGGCGCCGAGATCGCGCTGACGTGGACCACGCTGGCGCCGCCGCGCCGGGTGTTGATCGACGCGGTGGCGCCGACCTGGCTCAACTACCGTTTCGGGCTGGTGGACCGGGAACTGACGGACGCCCTGCACCGGGACGGCCTGCTCGTCTCGGCCTGGACGGCGGACACCAGGGGGACGATGCGCAGGCTGATCGCGGCCGGGGTGGACTCCGTCACCACCAACCGGGTGGACGCGCTGGCCGGCGTACGGGCCGAGTTCGGGCTGCCCAGCCGGTGA
- a CDS encoding sensor histidine kinase, translated as MIRTWGERIRQADPRWQDLGLTLLVQVATTIPFVVPRDPLDSPATWPAYLLTTLGNVPLVWRRRAPVSAIFGMVAAGSLYTLAMDGPGQPLPYAPLIGVYTMALLCPARVRITMGVTLTGLILASVALNTGTARELLFALFVFAAAYALGRLQYTRQAYTAAIEARAAELERANRIEAEQAAARERARIAREMHDILSHAVSIMIVQAEAGPVAVRRAPERAEAAFDAIAETGRDAMAQLRTMLGVLRTDGAAQAAPRTPQPGIEELPGLLERVRGSGPRVSYERTGAVRALPAALEATVHRVVQEALTNVVKHSGASAVSVRLEYGTESLTVTVTDDGRGPAPGPGPGAAAGGHGGGHGLIGIRERAAAHGGTAEFGPGPGGLGFSVRIVLVTSPLEVGR; from the coding sequence GTGATACGTACGTGGGGGGAGCGGATCCGGCAGGCGGATCCGCGGTGGCAGGACCTGGGACTGACGCTGCTGGTGCAGGTGGCGACGACGATTCCGTTCGTCGTGCCCCGCGATCCGCTGGATTCGCCGGCCACCTGGCCGGCGTACCTGCTGACCACGCTGGGCAATGTGCCGCTGGTGTGGCGGCGGCGCGCGCCCGTGTCGGCGATCTTCGGGATGGTCGCGGCCGGGTCGCTCTACACGCTGGCGATGGACGGCCCCGGGCAGCCGCTGCCGTACGCCCCGCTGATCGGCGTCTACACGATGGCGCTCCTGTGCCCGGCCCGGGTGCGGATCACGATGGGCGTGACCCTGACGGGGCTGATCCTCGCCTCCGTGGCGCTCAACACCGGGACGGCCAGGGAGTTGTTGTTCGCGCTGTTCGTCTTCGCGGCGGCGTACGCGCTGGGGCGGCTGCAGTACACCCGCCAGGCCTATACGGCGGCGATCGAGGCGCGGGCCGCCGAGCTGGAGCGGGCGAACCGGATCGAGGCGGAGCAGGCCGCGGCGCGCGAACGGGCCCGGATCGCAAGGGAGATGCACGACATCCTCTCGCACGCGGTCAGCATCATGATCGTGCAGGCGGAGGCCGGTCCGGTGGCGGTGCGCAGGGCCCCGGAACGGGCGGAGGCGGCCTTCGACGCGATCGCCGAGACGGGGCGGGATGCGATGGCGCAGCTGCGGACGATGCTGGGGGTGCTGCGGACGGACGGCGCGGCTCAGGCGGCTCCGCGCACGCCGCAGCCGGGGATCGAGGAGCTGCCGGGGCTGCTGGAGCGGGTCCGGGGCAGCGGGCCGCGGGTGTCGTACGAGCGGACGGGCGCGGTGCGCGCGCTGCCCGCGGCGCTGGAGGCGACGGTGCACCGGGTGGTGCAGGAGGCGCTGACGAACGTGGTGAAGCACTCCGGGGCTTCGGCGGTGTCCGTACGGCTGGAGTACGGGACGGAGTCGCTCACGGTGACGGTGACGGACGACGGGCGGGGTCCGGCTCCGGGTCCGGGTCCGGGAGCTGCTGCCGGCGGGCACGGCGGCGGGCACGGGCTGATCGGGATCCGGGAGCGGGCGGCGGCGCACGGCGGTACGGCGGAATTCGGTCCGGGGCCCGGTGGCCTGGGGTTCTCGGTGCGCATCGTCCTTGTAACCTCGCCGCTGGAGGTGGGGCGTTGA
- a CDS encoding response regulator transcription factor → MTVRVVVADDQELVRSGFAMILDAQEDIEVVAEVGDGAAAVAAVRELRPDVALLDIRMPVLDGIEACRAISAGTSCRTVMLTTFDSDEYVYEALHAGASGFLLKDVRRDDLVHAVRVVAAGESLLAPSVARRLIEEYTAATARPAAAGAWPAQRLEVLTARERETLLHLGRGLSNAEIAAALVVSEHTVKSHVGNVLAKLGLRDRIQAVICAYETGLIAAGTGDGSWVSPSGE, encoded by the coding sequence TTGACGGTCCGTGTGGTGGTGGCTGACGACCAAGAGCTGGTGCGCAGCGGTTTCGCGATGATCCTGGACGCGCAGGAGGACATCGAGGTCGTCGCGGAAGTCGGGGACGGCGCGGCGGCGGTGGCGGCGGTGCGGGAGCTGCGGCCGGACGTGGCGCTGCTGGACATCCGGATGCCGGTGCTCGACGGGATCGAGGCGTGCCGGGCGATCTCGGCCGGGACCTCGTGCCGGACGGTGATGCTGACGACCTTCGACTCGGACGAGTACGTGTACGAGGCGCTGCACGCGGGGGCGAGCGGGTTCCTGCTGAAGGACGTGCGGCGGGACGACCTGGTGCATGCCGTACGGGTGGTGGCGGCGGGCGAGTCGCTGCTGGCGCCTTCGGTGGCGCGGCGGCTGATCGAGGAGTACACGGCGGCGACGGCGCGGCCGGCGGCCGCGGGGGCGTGGCCCGCGCAGCGCCTCGAGGTGCTGACGGCGCGGGAGCGGGAGACGCTGCTGCATCTGGGGCGGGGGTTGTCGAATGCGGAGATCGCTGCCGCGCTGGTGGTGAGTGAGCACACGGTGAAGTCGCATGTGGGCAATGTGCTGGCGAAGCTGGGGCTGCGGGACCGGATCCAGGCGGTGATCTGCGCGTACGAGACGGGCCTGATCGCGGCCGGGACCGGGGATGGCTCTTGGGTATCTCCCTCTGGAGAGTGA
- a CDS encoding serine hydrolase domain-containing protein, whose product MKVRTRTLIATALVLGIAAGPAVAHAAPAPGPVAARAAETAPPGVMAPPLYTTPPDAAALRKAIAGVGADSTDATAALVRVGGTSGRWVGSSGVADVRTGRKAIDDARFRAGSVTKTFTAAVVLQLAAEGKVDLDEPVQQYLPGLLPAGPKGFEPISVRQLLNYTSGIRPAEGPGDSFEAQYAHRFDVVDPHALIAEAVAKGPEFRPGEKQHYLNIDYTVLGVLIEKLTGTTYEQALSARILKPLGLHGTSVPSRRENRIPGPHHHGYQAVQKPGGGTSLVDVTEWNSSSNWAAGDLISTTADLEKFTEALFGGRVVPKAQLEEMFTVPAVSDFESGEDAVQTAGMKRFVLPDGTAVYGKTGSRFGYSTVIGGARDLSRTLVYSVNSTDAKGQDMNKVAFGIVMAAFAK is encoded by the coding sequence ATGAAGGTCCGTACGCGCACACTGATCGCCACCGCTCTGGTCCTGGGCATTGCGGCCGGACCGGCCGTCGCCCATGCCGCCCCGGCGCCCGGGCCGGTGGCCGCTCGGGCGGCCGAGACGGCGCCCCCGGGCGTGATGGCGCCGCCCCTCTACACGACCCCGCCCGACGCGGCGGCGCTGCGGAAGGCGATCGCCGGCGTCGGTGCGGACAGTACGGACGCGACGGCCGCGCTGGTCCGGGTGGGCGGTACGAGCGGGCGCTGGGTGGGCAGTTCCGGCGTGGCCGATGTCCGCACCGGACGCAAGGCGATCGACGATGCCCGGTTCCGGGCGGGTTCGGTGACCAAGACCTTCACGGCGGCGGTGGTGCTCCAGCTGGCCGCCGAGGGCAAGGTCGATCTGGACGAGCCGGTGCAGCAGTACCTCCCGGGGCTGCTGCCGGCCGGCCCGAAGGGCTTCGAGCCCATCAGTGTGCGGCAGTTGCTGAACTACACGAGCGGCATCCGGCCGGCCGAGGGCCCGGGGGACTCGTTCGAGGCGCAGTACGCCCACCGGTTCGACGTGGTCGACCCGCATGCGCTGATCGCCGAAGCGGTGGCGAAGGGTCCCGAATTCCGGCCGGGCGAGAAGCAGCACTACCTCAACATCGACTACACGGTCCTGGGCGTGCTGATCGAGAAGCTGACGGGGACGACGTACGAGCAGGCCCTGTCCGCCAGGATCCTCAAGCCGCTGGGGCTGCACGGCACTTCGGTTCCGTCGCGTCGGGAGAACCGGATACCGGGCCCGCATCACCACGGCTACCAGGCGGTGCAGAAGCCCGGCGGCGGGACCTCGTTGGTCGATGTGACCGAGTGGAACTCCTCCTCCAACTGGGCTGCCGGGGACCTGATATCGACCACGGCGGACCTGGAGAAGTTCACCGAGGCCCTGTTCGGCGGCCGGGTGGTGCCGAAGGCGCAACTGGAGGAGATGTTCACGGTGCCCGCGGTGTCGGACTTCGAGTCCGGGGAGGACGCCGTGCAGACCGCGGGGATGAAGCGGTTCGTGCTGCCGGACGGCACGGCGGTCTACGGCAAGACGGGCTCCCGGTTCGGCTACAGCACCGTGATCGGCGGGGCGCGGGACCTCTCGCGCACCCTGGTCTACTCGGTGAACTCCACCGACGCCAAGGGCCAGGACATGAACAAGGTGGCCTTCGGGATCGTGATGGCGGCCTTCGCGAAGTAG
- a CDS encoding polyamine ABC transporter substrate-binding protein, producing MPELAFSRRAALRGLGAAGLFAALAGCGVPAAYVPEDRRGGPDRSDRDKKVAFSNWPLYIDTDDEDEERRPTLDAFSEKTGIEVRYTEEINDNDEFFGKVSPALMNHQETGHDLVVVSDWMAARFVHLGWAQKMDRSAQPNVAAHLDPQLQSPAFDEGRLHTVPWQSGITGIAYNRKALGREIKSVKDLWHPDLAGKVTLFSGLDESFALLMQGDGVDVTRWTESDFHRMCDQVQSMVKKKHIRRFTGNDYTSDLSKGDVLACQAYSGDAIQLQADNPDIEFVVPEEGAELWAESLLVPNLARHKANAEALVDYYYTPEVAAELAAAVNYVCPVPAAREVLAGSDDKETAALAENPLIFPDGEMRKRLVVARDISSAERRSLAQRWNSIVGL from the coding sequence ATGCCTGAACTCGCCTTCTCCCGCCGCGCGGCGCTGCGCGGCCTCGGTGCCGCCGGCCTGTTCGCGGCCCTTGCCGGCTGCGGTGTGCCCGCCGCCTACGTCCCCGAGGACCGCCGGGGAGGCCCGGACCGCTCCGACCGGGACAAGAAGGTCGCCTTCTCCAACTGGCCTCTGTACATCGACACCGATGACGAGGACGAGGAGCGCCGTCCCACGCTGGACGCCTTCTCGGAGAAGACGGGCATCGAGGTCCGGTACACCGAGGAGATCAACGACAACGACGAGTTCTTCGGCAAGGTCAGCCCGGCCCTGATGAACCACCAGGAGACCGGGCACGACCTGGTGGTGGTCAGCGACTGGATGGCCGCACGCTTCGTCCACCTGGGCTGGGCGCAGAAGATGGACCGGTCGGCGCAGCCCAACGTGGCCGCCCACCTGGACCCGCAGCTGCAGTCGCCCGCCTTCGACGAGGGCCGCCTGCACACCGTCCCGTGGCAGTCGGGGATCACCGGCATCGCCTACAACCGCAAGGCGCTGGGCCGGGAGATCAAGTCCGTCAAGGACCTGTGGCACCCGGACCTGGCGGGCAAGGTCACCCTCTTCTCCGGTCTCGACGAGTCCTTCGCCCTGCTGATGCAGGGCGACGGCGTGGACGTCACCCGGTGGACCGAGTCCGACTTCCACCGGATGTGCGACCAGGTGCAGAGCATGGTGAAGAAGAAGCACATCCGCCGCTTCACCGGCAACGACTACACCTCCGATCTGAGCAAGGGCGACGTCCTGGCCTGCCAGGCGTACTCCGGCGACGCCATCCAGCTCCAAGCCGACAACCCCGACATCGAGTTCGTGGTCCCGGAAGAGGGCGCCGAGCTCTGGGCGGAGAGCCTTCTCGTCCCCAACCTGGCCCGGCACAAGGCCAACGCCGAGGCCCTGGTCGACTACTACTACACCCCCGAGGTGGCCGCCGAGCTCGCCGCCGCCGTCAACTACGTCTGCCCGGTCCCGGCCGCCCGCGAGGTGCTGGCCGGCTCCGACGACAAGGAGACCGCCGCACTCGCCGAGAACCCGCTGATCTTCCCCGACGGGGAGATGCGCAAGCGGCTCGTCGTGGCCCGGGACATCTCCTCGGCCGAGCGCCGCTCCCTCGCCCAGCGCTGGAACTCCATCGTCGGCCTCTGA
- a CDS encoding gamma-aminobutyraldehyde dehydrogenase, with the protein MTTELRRLRNYIGGEFKDAADGRTTEVVNPATGEVYATAPLSGQADVDAAMAAAAAAFPGWRDTTPSERQKALLKIADAFEARADELVAAESENTGKPLGLTASEELPPMVDQIRFFAGAARLLEGRSAGEYMEGMTSIIRREPVGVCAQVAPWNYPMMMAVWKFAPAIAAGNTVVLKPSDTTPASTVLMAEIIDSVLPKGVFNVICGDRETGKAMVEHSTPAMASITGSVRAGMQVAESASKDVKRVHLELGGKAPVVVFEDADIAKAVEDIAVAGYFNAGQDCTAATRVLVHESVHDEFVSALAKAAADTKTGQPDDEDVLYGPLNNPNQLKQVAGFIERLPAHAKVEAGGHRVGEKGYFYAPTVVSGLKQDDEIIQNEVFGPVITVQCFTDEAQALEFANGVEFALASSVWTKDHGRAMRMSKNLDFGCVWINTHIPLVAEMPHGGFKKSGYGKDLSAYGFEDYTRIKHVMTSLDG; encoded by the coding sequence GTGACCACCGAACTGCGTCGTCTGCGCAACTACATCGGCGGAGAGTTCAAGGACGCCGCCGACGGGCGGACCACCGAGGTGGTCAACCCCGCCACCGGCGAGGTGTACGCCACCGCCCCGCTCTCCGGCCAGGCCGATGTCGACGCCGCCATGGCCGCCGCCGCGGCCGCCTTCCCGGGCTGGCGCGACACCACCCCCTCCGAGCGGCAGAAGGCCCTGCTCAAGATCGCGGACGCCTTCGAGGCGCGCGCGGACGAGCTCGTGGCCGCCGAGTCGGAGAACACCGGCAAGCCGCTGGGCCTCACGGCCAGCGAGGAGCTGCCGCCGATGGTGGATCAGATCCGCTTCTTCGCGGGTGCGGCCCGCCTGCTCGAGGGCCGCTCGGCCGGCGAGTACATGGAGGGGATGACCTCGATCATCCGCCGTGAGCCGGTCGGTGTATGCGCCCAGGTCGCGCCGTGGAACTACCCGATGATGATGGCCGTGTGGAAGTTCGCCCCGGCCATCGCCGCGGGCAACACCGTGGTGCTCAAGCCCTCGGACACCACCCCGGCCTCCACCGTCCTGATGGCCGAGATCATCGACTCGGTCCTGCCCAAGGGCGTCTTCAACGTCATCTGCGGTGACCGCGAGACCGGCAAGGCCATGGTCGAGCACTCCACCCCGGCGATGGCCTCCATCACCGGCTCGGTACGCGCGGGCATGCAGGTCGCCGAGAGCGCCTCGAAGGACGTCAAGCGCGTCCACCTGGAGCTCGGCGGCAAGGCCCCGGTCGTGGTCTTCGAGGACGCCGACATCGCGAAGGCCGTTGAGGACATCGCGGTCGCCGGCTACTTCAACGCCGGCCAGGACTGCACCGCCGCGACCCGTGTGCTCGTGCACGAGTCCGTCCACGACGAGTTCGTGAGCGCCCTCGCCAAGGCCGCAGCCGACACCAAGACCGGCCAGCCGGACGACGAGGACGTGCTCTACGGCCCGCTGAACAACCCGAACCAGCTCAAGCAGGTCGCGGGCTTCATCGAGCGCCTCCCGGCGCACGCCAAGGTCGAGGCGGGCGGCCACCGGGTCGGCGAGAAGGGCTACTTCTACGCCCCGACCGTGGTCTCGGGCCTCAAGCAGGACGACGAGATCATCCAGAACGAGGTCTTCGGCCCCGTCATCACCGTCCAGTGCTTCACGGACGAGGCCCAGGCCCTGGAGTTCGCGAACGGCGTCGAGTTCGCCCTCGCCTCCTCCGTGTGGACCAAGGACCACGGCCGCGCGATGCGGATGTCCAAGAACCTCGACTTCGGCTGCGTGTGGATCAACACCCACATCCCGCTCGTCGCCGAGATGCCCCACGGCGGCTTCAAGAAGTCCGGCTACGGCAAGGACCTCTCCGCCTACGGCTTCGAGGACTACACGCGCATCAAGCACGTGATGACCTCGCTCGACGGCTGA